A genomic window from Lycium barbarum isolate Lr01 chromosome 4, ASM1917538v2, whole genome shotgun sequence includes:
- the LOC132637281 gene encoding uncharacterized protein At4g15970-like — MASTNNNNRISSRNIVKIFLCFLAVALLYHLLYHSSYPLQFFPNYKPVSSLAFDSNYVNTNPSSNGSTAGNLPHHYNDSTANVSAQGSKLKNHYQICVYFQEKKKQKSKLNKVLEKAAMGDKTVIITALNAAWTEPNSIFDIFLKSFRVGNQTKPLLKHVLVAALDQTAYTRCLEKQLHCYALTTKGVDFSGEALYMSEDYFKITWRKIYFQRIVLEMGYNFIFTDADILWFRQPFAHFYPDTDLQISCDHYSHDYMDLNNSPNSGFNYVKSNQRTIKFYKFWYNARKAHPGKHDQDVLNMIKFNPFIKDIGLKIRFLDTALFGGFCEPSKDLNLVCTMHANCCIGVWPKVHDLTMALDDWEKYMALPGDERMLMPQTWTPKNL; from the exons ATGGCTtccaccaacaacaataacagaaTTTCTTCACGTAACATTGTGAaaattttcctttgtttcttagCGGTTGCTCTTTTATATCACCTCCTTTATCACTCTTCTTACCCTCTCCAATTTTTTCCTAATTATAAACCTGTTTCCTCATTGGCTTTCGACTCAAACTATGTAAACACAAATCCGTCATCAAATGGCTCCACGGCTGGAAATTTGCCTCATCACTACAATGATAGTACTGCCAATGTTTCTGCACAAGGATCAAAA TTAAAAAATCACTACCAGATTTGTGTATATTTTCAGGAGAAGAAGAAGCAAAAAAGCAAGTTAAATAAAGTGTTAGAGAAAGCAGCAATGGGAGACAAAACAGTGATAATAACAGCTCTAAATGCAGCATGGACAGAGCCAAACTCCATATTTGATATTTTCTTGAAAAGCTTTAGAGTTGGAAACCAAACAAAACCACTTTTGAAACATGTATTAGTTGCAGCATTGGACCAAACTGCATATACTCGTTGTTTGGAGAAACAACTTCATTGCTATGCACTCACTACAAAAGGTGTTGATTTCTCTGGTGAGGCTCTTTATATGAGTGAGGATTATTTCAAGATTACGTGGAGGAAAATTTATTTTCAGCGTATTGTTCTTGAGATGGGATATAACTTCATTTTCACG GATGCTGATATATTGTGGTTTCGACAACCATTTGCACATTTTTATCCGGACACCGATCTCCAAATTTCTTGTGATCATTACTCGCACGACTATATGGATTTGAACAATTCACCAAATTCCGGTTTTAAttatgtcaaatcaaatcaacGTACCATCAAATTTTATAAATTTTGGTACAATGCAAGAAAGGCTCATCCAGGAAAACACGATCAGGACGTGCTTAACATGATTAAATTCAACCCATTCATCAAAGATATTggattgaaaataaggtttttgGACACAGCTCTATTTGGGGGATTTTGTGAGCCTAGTAAAGATCTCAATCTTGTTTGCACAATGCATGCAAATTGTTGTATAGGAGTATGGCCTAAAGTGCATGACCTAACTATGGCGCTTGATGATTGGGAAAAGTATATGGCTTTACCAGGTGATGAAAGGATGTTAATGCCACAAACTTGGACTCCCAAGAATCTGTAG
- the LOC132637282 gene encoding uncharacterized protein LOC132637282, whose translation MMKKMMSDIQKMMTNQQKLITDNENRDLAVRNLERQMGQIAGAQNTRLPGGLPSDTHVNPKPCNAMTLRNGRELEKVAPKKTSRVEAEKEKIVEEMIEKERVVETPVEKQPQPVVSEPPPPFPQRLARQKEEATYKKFLDLLKQGIPKYAKYIKDIVSNNSRFIEYATVALTEECTSRIQNRLPTKLKDPGSFTIEISIGKQVIARALCDLGASINLMPSFIFRKLGLGVPRPTTIVLQLADISLARPEGIIENVLVQVGSLIIPADFVILDFEPDPEVPFILGRPFLATGRALIDVAVG comes from the exons ATGATGAAAAAGATGATGAGTGATATACAGAAGATGATGACAAACCAGCAGAAGTTGATAACAGATAATGAGAATCGCGATTTGGCTGTGCGAAATTTAGAGAGGCAGATGGGACAGATAGCGGGTGCACAAAATACTAGACTACCTGGAGGACTTCCAAGTGATACGCATGTGAATCCCAAGCCTTGTAATGCTATGACTCTTCGAAATGGGAGAGAATTAGAGAAAGTGGCTCCAAAGAAAACCAGTCGAGTAGAAGCTGAAAAAGAGAAGATTGTCGAGGAGATGATTGAAAAAGAGAGGGTAGTCGAGACACCAGTGGAAAAGCAACCACAACCCGTGGTTTCAGAGCCACCACCTCCATTCCCTCAACGTTTGGCAAGACAAAAAGAAGAGGCTACTTACAAGAAGTTTCTTGATTTGCTTAAGCAG GGTATTCCAAAGTATGCTAAGTACATCAAAGATATTGTTTCAAACAACAGCCGATTCATAGAGTATGCCactgttgcacttactgaggagtgcactTCTCGTATTCAAAACAGGTTGCCCACTAAATTGAAGGATCCGGGAAGTTTCACGATCGAGATTTCTATTGGGAAACAGGTTATTGCTCGAGCACTATGTGATCTAGGTGcaagtataaatttgatgccttCATTTATCTTCAGGAAGCTAGGTTTGGGAGTGCCCAGACCAACCACTATAGTTCTTCAGCTGGCAGACATTTCGTTAGCAAGACCCGAAGGCATTATTGAAAATGTATTGGTACAAGTAGGGTCGTTGATAATTCCTGCAGACTTCGTGATTTTGGACTTCGAGCCAGATCCGGAAGTCCCATTTATTTTGGGGCGTCCATTCTTGGCCACAGGGAGAGCACTTATTGATGTAGCTGTTGGGTAG